The Bacillus sp. FJAT-27916 genomic interval TGTGGAGATTGATTCAATAGAAGATTTACGTGTAGAATAGATCAATTCATTGAAGGAAGGCTGACCTGAAAGCTTACGGGCTTTTGGGTCAGCCTTTTAGTTTGATTTGTTTAGAGGCTGTTGTCTGGCGGACGGGTAAGCGGAGATCTTGGCTGCTATTTTGGGTTTCGCCCATAAAGCCCTATTTTCGCCCATAATGAGGGTGTTTTCGCCCTTAAATTCATATTTTCCGCCCTTAAACGCCTGAGATTCGCCCATAAACAAAGAAATCAAGTTTCACTCCTTTAAATATCTTCGTCTTACCTGACCCAATCCATGAAAAGACCAAAAAATTTTCCTTTTTTTATGAATAATCTGCTTTTTTTATCCCCAGAGAACGGAAAAAAAACAGGAGAAGGCCAAATCTGGTTTATCTCCTGTTTGTATTAGATTTAAGCAATAGCAGAGTCCTCACAGTGCTCCTTCACCATTTGGATGAATAACTCAAGAAAACGCGAATCATCAGTCAGCTCGGGATGAAAGGAACTGACGAGAATGCGGCCTTGCTTGGCTGCCACAATATGTCCATCATAGTCTGCAAGCGTCACGACACTTTCTCCGGCATGAAGGCAATACGGGGCACGGATAAAAATGGCCTTGAATGGTTCATCCAACCCCTTGATAGCAAGTGATGTTTCAAAGCTTGCCCGCTGACGACCTGAGGCATTGCGCTGAACAACGAGATCGATTAGTCCGAGTGGCTCGGGATCGGAATCATCGGCAATCTTACTTGCGAGCAATACCATTCCGGCACATGTGCCGAAGATAGGTTTTTGGAATGATTGGATGGTTTCTGTGAATCCATACGTATCCATCAGCTTCTTGATGGCGGTGCTTTCTCCTCCAGGAATGATGAGTCCGTCAAGTGATGCAAGCTCTGAGGGGAATTTAATTCTTGAGGCTGTACAGCCTGTTGCTTCTACTTGTTTGATATGTTCTGAGACAGCTCCTTGCAGGGCTAATACGCCAATATGAGGCATTGTTACCAACCCCGATCCTGCATACGGCTTTCCGCTGGAATCGTGGCAATCTCAATTCCCTTCATGGGGCTGCCTAGTTCAGTTGAAAGTTTGCCAATCAGCTCATAATCCTTGTAATGAGTGGTTGCCTGGACGATTGCTTGGGCGAATTTCTCAGGAGACTCGGATTTAAAGATTCCTGATCCGACGAAGACGCCATCAGCCCCAAGCTCCATCATCAGGGCAGCATCTGCCGGTGTCGCAATTCCGCCTGCCGCGAAGTTGACAACAGGCAAGCTGCCCTCTTCCTTGATTTGAAGCAGAATATCGTACGGAGCTCCTAAGATTTTCGCCTCAGTCATGAGCTCATCCTCATTCATATGGATGACCTTTCGAACCTGCGCCTGAACCTTTCGCATATGGCGGACAGCTTCAACAATATTACCTGTACCTGGTTCTCCCTTCGTGCGCAGCATGGAGGCACCTTCCCCGATCCTTCTTGCTGCTTCTCCGAGGTCGCGGCATCCGCAGACGAATGGGACAGTAAAAGCCCTCTTTTGAAGGTGATACTCTTCATCTGCAGGCGTTAAAACTTCACTTTCATCAATGTAATCGACACCCATTGCCTCGAGTACGCGTGCTTCCACGATATGGCCAATCCGTGCTTTAGCCATCACAGGGATAGACACGGCCTTCATGACCTCTTCTACGATACGCGGGTCTGCCATTCTTGCAACCCCGCCAGCCTTGCGAATGTCAAAAGGAACACGTTCAAGAGCCATGACGGCAACAGCTCCCGCTGCCTCGGCGATTTTGGCTTGCTCCGCATTGACAACATCCATGATAACCCCGCCCTTTTGCATTTGGGCCATTCCTCGTTTGACAGCATCAGTGCCTAAGGCTTTTCTCATAAAATTAGCACCATCCTTTTTTATTTTTAAAAATAGTGTGATTTGTTGTATGGTATAAGTATAGAGGAAACAGACCCCATTAAAAGATTCAGTTTCAAGCGTTTTGATGGTGTCAGTGAGGGAGAAAAGATGAATAGATTAGCGTGTGAACTAAACCGTGAAAGCCGTATTCCAATCTATGAGCAGCTGTATGTTTTTATCAAAAATGAAATCATGTCCGGCAGATTGCCATATCAAACGAAGCTGCCTTCGAAACGGAATCTCTCTGATTACCTGCAAATCAGTCAAAATACAGTAGATGCAGCTTATCAGCAATTGGTTGCAGAGGGATATATTGAGGTGCTTCCTCGGAAAGGATACTATTGTTTGGCCTCAAAGGATTTGGAATACATACAGCCTGGGGAAAGCTGCTCAGAAAAGAGGGATGAGCCGGGTGAGCAGATTATTCAATCCTTTCATCCGAGTCATATTGATGTCAGCGTGTTCCCCTTCAAGACGTGGAGGAGATTGGCAAAGGATTTGATTGATTTCAATAACCAAGATTTATTATTGCTTGGCGACCCCTTTGGTGAAATGGAACTAAGAAGAGAGATTGCGACCTATTTGTACCATGCAAGAGGCGTCATTTGTGAGCCTCGGCAAATTATCATTGGAGCAGGCCTTGAAATCCTGTTGCAGCAATTGGTCCTCTTATTTGGCAGCAAGGCAAAATATGGCGTTGAAAACCCTGGTTATCAGGTCATGAACCGTATCATGTGCCATTTCCCGAATAAGGTTCAGGCTGTAGGAGTGGATGAGGATGGATTAAAGATTGATGAGGTCCTTCAAGGGGATATGGATATTCTCTATACAACACCATCCCATCATTTCCCGTTTGGGACCGTACTGTCCTATAACCGACGTGTTCAATTGCTTTCGTGGGCAGCGGAATCGAAGGAAAGGTTCATTATCGAGGACGATTATGACAGTGAATTCCGCTATAGCGGCAAATCTATTCCCTCGCTTGCAAGTATGGACAGCTTTGGGAAGGTGATTTATTTCGGTTCCTTCTCCAAATCCTTAATGCCGTCCATTCGAATTAGCTTCATGCTTCTGCCGGAGGAATTGCTTTCCTGCTATCAAGAGGCAGGATTCGGGCATTCCTCCGTATCGAGGTTGGACCAGCATCTTCTAGCTCGTTTTATGCGTGATGGGGAATTTGAGCGTCATCTGAACAGAATGCGGAAGGTGTATCGCAGGAAATTAGAAATAGTACTAGAACATTTGAAGCCTCATAGGGAAATTCTTTCCGTAATCGGGGAGAAATCAGGCCTTCATATTGCCCTTGTTGTCCATAATGGGATGAATGAGGAGCAAATTAAGGAACGGGCAAGGGAGAAAGGGATTCTCCTGCACACTCTTTCAGATTATTCTATCGTGAAGGAGGATTATCCCCCAACCATCGTGCTTGGTTTTGCGGGGATACCAGAGGCTGAGCTTGAAAGAGCCATTGCCCGGTTATTAGAGTGTCTTAATGGATAAAAAATATAAGAAATAGGCTATTCTCATTACTCCTTATTATGTGTTATAGTAGGTTAAATTTATTTCATTATTACATCTTAAGAGATTACTAACATAGAAAAAGGGTGATTAGGATGGATTACAGCTTAATGCAAAGACGTATCAATGTGGCTTCAGGGAAGGAGCCGGCAGATCTTGTTGTTAAAGGCGGCAAAATTTTGAATGTATTTACCGGTGAGATTCAGCTTGGAGATATCGCAATTGTCGATGGGGTTATTGCTGGTATTGGCCAATACGAAGGCAAAAGAGAAGTAAATGCCGCAGGGCGATACATCAGTCCATCCTTTATCGACGGCCATGTGCACATTGAATCCACAATGGTTAGCCCGCTGGAATTTGCAAAGGTTCAGGTAAAGAACGGTGTGACTGCCGTCATTGCAGATCCTCATGAAATTGCCAATGTCAGCGGGGCACAAGGAATTCAATACATGATTGAGCATACGGAGGGTCTGCCTTTTGATGCGCATTTCATGCTTCCATCCTGTGTACCTGCTACGGAATTTGAAGAAGCGGGAGCGATTTTGAACAGTGAGGATCTAGCTCCATTTTATGAACAGCCGCGTGTACTTGGACTTGCGGAGGTCATGAATTATCAAGCTGTGCTTGAGAGCGAGCCTTCCATGGTTGAGAAACTGCTGGATGCAAGGAAACAGCATAAATTGATTGATGGTCATGCTGCTGGTTTGTCTGGGAAGGCCATTGATGTATATATGGCTGCCGGTATTCATACGGATCATGAGTGTATGACTGCGGAAGAGGCAAAGGCCCGTCTTGAGAAGGGGATGTATCTCATGATTCGGGAAGGGACAGTCGCAAAGGATTTGAAGCAGATCATCGGGGCCGTTAATGAGCGGAACGCGAGAAGATGCCTGTTTGTAACAGATGACCGTCATTTGGATGACGTCATGATGGAGGGCAGCATTAATAATTGTATCAAATTAGCCATTGCAGAAGGTATTCCTGTCATGACGGCCTATCAAATGGCAACCTTGAATGCGGCTGAATGCTTCCGTCTGAAAAATCAAGGAGCGATTGCTCCAGGCTATAAAGCCGACTTTTTGATGCTTGATAGTCTTGAAGAGGTTGCCATCCATTCAGTCTATAAGAACGGGAAATGTATCGTAAGCGAAGGTTCTGTCCAGGGATTCCCAGAGAACTATCCATATGCTATAGCGGAAAATCTGGCGAATACCGTTTCCCTCGGTAAGATTGATTCGAACGATTTGGCAATCAAGCTGAAGGGGGAAGAAGCAAATATTATTGGCATCATTCCGAACAGCCTAATCACCAAACGTCTCATCGAGAAGACGAATCGGACAAAGGAGGGCTTCTTCGAATCGGATACCCATCTTGATCATCTAAAGATTGCGCTTATTGAACGGCATAACGCGACAGGCAAGATTGGCCTCGGAATTGTTAAGGGGCTAGGGCTGAAATCAGGAGCTTTGGCCACGACGGTTGCACATGATTCTCATAATTTAATTGTCACTGGCACGAATGATGAAGACATGCTGGCAGCCATTCAGGAGCTTGAAAAAAGCCGAGGAGGGCTGGTCATTGTCAGTGAAGGAAAAGTGCGGGCCAAGCTTGCTTTGCCAATAGCAGGCTTGATGTCAATGGAAAGCGCGAATGCTGTCTACGGACACTTGCGCGAAATGAATCAAGTATTAGCTGACTTAGGGGTTTCACAGGACTTCAATCCATTCCTGACCCTGTCATTCCTGGCACTTCCGGTTATTCCGGCATGTAAGATTACGATTGATGGACTCTTCGATGTCACGGAGTTCAAACATATCTCGATTGATGCCTAAATGAAAAGCTGGCCTCCACGAAAAATCCTTGTGATTTTTTGGAAGCCAGTTTTTTTATATTCTTCCATTCATTTATGGTTTGGATTTCTTGATTATACATAGTCTATTGAACATGACAAAAAAACAGGCGGATCTTTCCGCCTGGACGAAGAGTAAGTCTTATTGTTTAATGACATGATGAAGTTCTTCAGTGAGCCGCTGAATGCCTTCTGGACTTAGGATGATTTTGCCGTTGGCGAGTGTAATATTGTTGTTGCTCACCTCGCCTGTAATGATACAAGCCTTGCCAGGCATGTATTTCTGAAGGATGATTTGATTTTCGTCCGTAAAGATTTCAATTGAGTCTTTTATGTTAATATCCAAGGTACGTCTTAATTCAATCGGAAGAACAATTCGGCCTAGTTCGTCGACCTTTCTGACTATACCGGTAGATTTCATATCTATCACATTCTTTCCCTTTTTATAGAATAATAGTATTAATTTGACAAATAGTAAATAGAAAAGCTTGATATTAACAATAATGTAACATTTTGAAATCAAACTGTTTGATAAATGAATAATTTCCTTTATGGCAGAACATCCTACCATTGGAGGAGGTGTAAGCAATGGCTAAAATAGGAGTGGAAGAATCCTTATCAGATGTGCAGCAAGCGCTTCGTGAGAAGGGATATGAAGTGGTACAGTTAAACCATGAGTATGGTGCAGCGAGCTGTGACTGTTGTGTCATCTCTGGAATGGATAAGAATGTAATGGGTATGCAGGACGCTGCGATTGAAGGTCCCGTAATCAATGCGGATGGATTAACAGCAGACCAAGTGTGCTCAGAAGTGGAAAGCAGACTTCAATAAATAATGTACGGGAAATGAGTGGCAATGAATGGAGCAATCTATTCATTGCCGCTATTTTTTTGAATCGTTTTTTTTTCATTGGTGATTTCGTGTGAATACATGTGCGGCTTGAATCTTCTTGATTAGGAAGGTTCTTTTTTCTTTTTATCCAGTTAAAGATGAATGTTGATAGTTAATAGTAGAATACTGCCCGTTAACGCATCAAATTGTTGACTCCTGTGGGATTAGCACCACGACCGCATGCGATTTAGCTGCCGCTTGCAACGAAAATCAGCATTTAAGATAAACAGAGCTTTTCGTTTAAATGATAGGGCTGAGCAGCCTTATGAGCACGATTGCATAATAAAAATTTCGCGTCCGACATTTAATTGACACAATTCCGTTTTAAAGTGATAGACAGGTTAGTTACATAACTGACGTTAGATAGAGAGAGGATGGAGAAGAAGGATGAACTTTATCAAACGAGCATTCTTGAGCGTAAAGGCCAAGAAGGGCAAAAGCATATTACAGTTATTTGTCTTCACGGTTATTTGCGTGTTGGTATTGAGCGGGTTATCTATTCAGAGTGCAGCTTCGACTTCAGCAGAGCTTGCGAAACAGCAGCTTGGAGGAACCGTCACACTGAGCTATGACCAAGAGAAGATGATGCAGGAGCAGCGTGAAGCAAGAGAAAGTGCTGGTTCAGAGGATGCCCGGGAGCCATTTCGTTTTGCTCAAACACCTGTTGAGGTAGAGGATGCGGAGGAATTAACGACCTTAGCCCAATTAAGCGGCTATAACTTCACTTCAAGCACACAGGCAGCAGCCAGCAGCTTTGATCCTATTGAAGCTTCATCAAGTGATACTTCGAGCAATTCGAATCCAATGGGCGGGAAAATGCCTGATAACGGCATGAGCGATGCAGATGTGACCCTGCAAGGGGTGGTTTTCACAGATGCAACGAGTGATTTCATGGATGGGAATGCAGAAATGACAGAGGGAACGCATATTTCTGATGAGCATATTGGTAAAAATGTCGCCATCATTGAGGAAACATTAGCAGAGGAAAATGATTTATCTGTCGGTGATACCATTGAAGTTGCCTCTACAAGCGATGAAGATACAACAGTAAAAGTCGAGATTATCGGAATCTACAAAACGACTTCCACATCGACTGATTCGATGGGGATGAGTTTTACTTCCATGAACCCATACAATAAAATCTATGTTCCTTATACAGTAGCCAATGAAATGAAAGGCGAAGATTATGAGGGCACAATTGATAGCGCTACATATTACATGGCAGATCCTGCTGATACAGATTCCTTCATTGAGGATGCAAAGGCAATGGATGTCATTGATTTCGATACATTTAAGCTGGATGCAAATGATGACCTTTATCAGCAAATGGTAGAGCCAATCAATAATGTCGCCTCATTTTCAAAAAACATTGTATATTTAGTGACCATTGCAGGTGCAATTATTCTTGGATTAATTGTGATGCTTGGCATTCGGGAACGAAAATATGAAATGGGTGTCCTTCTTGCCATTGGTGAGAAAAAGAGCAAGTTAATTGGACAATTTATCGTCGAGATTCTTATTGTTGCGGTCTTTGCGATTGGGATAGCCTCCCTGACAGGTAATTTAGTGGCTGATAAGATTGGTGACCAGCTTCTATCACAACAAGAGGAAGCTTCAGCAAGTTCTAGTGCAGATGCGACTCAGTTTGGCGGCAGAGGAATGCAAATGGGCGGTGGGGGTATGGGTGCTCCAGGCGGTTTCAGAGGTCCTGGCGGACAAGCTGGTGCAGCTGACGCAGAAGTGGCAACGGTTGACCTGGATGTTCAAGTAACTCCATCTGATCTAGGAAAGCTGACGGGAATTGGTTTGCTGATTGCGGTTATCGCGACATTAATTCCTTCATTATCCGTATTTAGACTGCAGCCGAAAGCAATCCTTTCAAGACAGGATTAAGGAGGAGAAGCAATGACGAATTTACTGGAATTTAAGGATGTAAGTTATTGGTATAAGTTTGAGAATAAGAGGCAAGACATACTAAAGAAAATTAATGTATCCTTTAATAAAGGTCTGTTCTATACCATTGTCGGTCCTTCCGGGTCTGGGAAGACAACCTTCCTGGCATTAGCGAGTGCGCTGGATATGCCGAAGGATGGGGAAGTGCTGTATGAAGGAAAGAATATCAAAAAAATCGGTTATTCCAAATTTCGAAATAAATATGTTTCTATTGTCTTCCAGGCATACAATCTGCTCCCTTATATGACGGCCCTGCAAAATATCACGACCGCTATGGAAATAACGGGAACTAAGGTGGGTAATCGCAAGGCCTATGCACTGGAAATGCTTCAGAAGGTCGGGATCGATGAGAAGCAGGCTCATCAGCGTGTGCTTACCTTGAGCGGCGGCCAGCAGCAGCGTGTATCAATTGCGCGGGCTCTGTGCTGCCAATCGGAATTGATTGTGGCCGATGAGCCAACAGGAAACCTGGATGAGGACACAGCGAAGGAAATCATCGACTTATTCCTTGATCTGGCTCATAAAGAAGGAAAATGTGTCATTGTTGTAACGCATGATACTAATCTGGCCAAGATTTCGGATGTGAATATTCGCTTATCAAAAGGTGAAATCACGATTTCAAATAAGGAAGAACCAGTAATGGTGTAAAATAAGAGTAAAACAAAAATCTCCGGACATTTCGGGGATTTTTGTCCTATTCGTTTTTAGCGGGAGAGTGTTGCAGCATGCATAAAATCTTGATTGTTGAAGATGAAATCGCAATCAGCCAAGTGTTAAAGGCATATTTGAAAAAAGCGGGCTATGAGACGAAACAAGTTTATACAGGTGAAGAGGCAATCGATGAATTCCACGAGTATAAGCCGGATTTGGTGCTGCTCGATGTGATGCTTCCTGGTAAAAGCGGATGGGATATCTTGAAGGAGATCCGCATAGAAAGCACATGCCCGGTTATTATGCTGACAGCCCTTGGTGATGTGAACTACCGGCTCACAGGCTTGAATGATGGAGCAGATGATTATATTACGAAGCCGTTTGTCGGTGATGAGGTTGTCGCAAGGGTACAGGCTGTACTTAGAAGGTCAGTGCAGGTCATTGATGATAAAGAACGGAAGCAATTTGGTTCATTAACCATCAATATGAAGGCTCATTCGGTCACTTTGCATGGTATTGAATTGGATTTGACTCCACGTGATCTCGCACTGCTCATTTTTTTGAGTCAGCATCCCAATCAATTATTCACACGGGACCAGTTGATTGAACATGTATGGGGTCTGGATTATGATGGCAGTGACCGGGCAGTTGATTTATCCATTAAGAGATTGAGAAAAGCCTTGAAAAATTGGCCTAGTACAGAAGGAGAAATCAAAACTTTGCGGGGATTGGGGTATCAGTTAAGTGTCTTCGATAAAAAATAAACTTCAGACTAAAATCACCCATCTCACCTATGCATGGAAAAATAAGTGGGCTAAGGAGCAGGAGGAACAAAAAAGGATCAGCCTCCTGCGCTATTGGACAATACGCTATCTCGTTACGCTTGTGATTGGCTTGGCGGTGATTGGCTTCGTCACGGGAATTATCATCCGGCAATCGACTTTAAATAAAAACCTTGAGATTGATCAATATTTGGCGGAGGAAGTGGCTGCGCGAATGCTTGATCAAATAGTCGGGACCGATATACCGACCGATGGAAATGATGAATTATTTTATAATCGGAAAAAATTACTTGAAACAAGCGGTAGTCCATCCATTTATATCGTCGACCCGTCCGGTACGATTCTTATGGAGAACCGCTCAGAGAATCATTTAAGGATTTCATCCTTTTCGGAGAAGTTAATTTCGAGCGAGGATGAGGTAAGAAAATTAAACAATATTGGCGGGAGAGATTATTATCTCATCAAACGACCGATTACCTTGAATAATTCTGTTCTTGGCTGGGTCGTAGTCATCCAGTCGGAGGCAGAACTGACTGCTGTGGACCAGGAATACAAGTTGCTCTTTCTGATGATTCTCAGTGCAGCCATGCTTGGCTGGGCAGCGATATACTTCCTGTCTAAACGTCTGCTTAAGCCGATTGAGAATGTAGCAAAGGCAGCAAAGGAAGTCGAAGCAGGTAATTACGATGTTGAGCTGAATGAAAGGGTACGAGAACAAGAGGTGTATGATCTAGTTCATTCATTTAAAGAAATGGCCCTTAAGCTTGAACAGCTGGAATCCATTAGGGCTGAGCTGCTTGCTGGGGTGACGCATGAATTGAAAACCCCTGTCACCTCTATCAGCGGCCTCCTGCAGGCAGTGAACGATAAGGTTGTTACAGGAGAAGAAGCAAAGGAGTTTCTTGCTATTTCCTTGCAGGAGACGAATCGTCTGCAGAAGATGGTCGGGGATTTGCTTGATTTCAATTCTTTTGCGGCAAACGCCATTCCAGTGAATAAAAAACCATGCTTCATTGGAGAAAGCGTGAAAGAGATGGTCTATCAATGGAGCATTATTCAAGATAATTCCGATATAGAGGTTGCCATAAATAAGCCTGAGGAAGACTTCGAAGTGTATACTGATACGCTTCGTCTCCAGCAAATTCTCATTAACCTGCTTAATAATGCAAAGCAGGCTATTCAGGGGGATGGAAAAATCACGATCACCATTCACCCGACGGACGGTGAATGGCTCGCGATTGATGTTCAGGATAATGGCACAGGAATCCCTGATGCTGAGCAGGATTTGATTTTCGAGCGTTTCTACCGTGGTGAAGAAAAGAAATATAAGGTAAGAGGCTTGGGGCTCGGCCTGCCTTTCAGCAAGATGCTGGCAAGAGCCATGGGAGGCGACCTAAAGCTTTTAAAAAGCAACGGGGAAGGGACGACCTTTACCATCAATCTTCCTTACAGGGATGAATAAAGAGGCGGAAGCTGGCGGAGACCATCGCCAGCTTTTCCATTTATTAAAGGAAACACAAGAATAGACTTCCATTTATAATAAAGGTATCATTTTATAAAAATATTACACGCTGACATACCTCTGACACAAAGTGTGGGTATAGTAGGTAATGTAGTCAGGAAACTATTATTTTAACGTAATCATTAATTCATATACTTTCAGCATAATAGGTAAGGAGAGGAATTAGATGGATTTCACTAACCGAAATGAACGTGATGAATGGGAAGAAACAAAGCGAAATGATGAAGAAACGATAAATGAAACAACAGAAGCTGAGCCAACGAGCCGTTCTATTGATCCGACCTATGTATCCTATCAGGGATATCATGAGCTTGATTCCAGCCAAATTGGCAAAGGGCCATACGATCATGCAGCTGAGGAATTAATTGAGCCTGTTATTAGCAACGAACAACCGGACAAACAAGAGCCTCATGAAAGCCAGTCATCGAAAAGCAGAAAAAGATGGCTTACACCTGTGATTACAGCCATTCTTGGAGGAGCGATTGTCCTTGGCTCTGGTTCTTATTTTGGATTTGTTGATTTAACCGGATTCCTGCCTGGCAGCGGAGATGGAACTGTAGAATCAGTTGAAACTGCCGTTGCCCAAGTTGATGATAAGGATGGGCTGCAAATTGATGAGACAGCCATTTCCACAAGTGACACAATTAAGATGATCGAAGAAGTATCCCCTGCTGTTGTGGGGGTCGTCAATATCCAGAAAATGAGCACAGAAAACTACTATAACTATGGATTACCGACCACTGAAGGGGAGAACTCAGACAAGGAAGAAAGCGGAACTGGTTCAGGTGTCATCTTTAAGAAGGAAGGCGATTATGCCTATATTGTTACGAATAATCACGTAATTGAAGATGCTGATACCATTGAAGTATATTTAGCTAATGAAACAAAAGTGGAAGCTAAGCTTGTTGGTACAGATGCGCTGACAGACCTTGCCGTCTTGCAAATCAGCAGTAAGAATGTCACGAAGGTAGCAGAATTCGGGGATTCCGATAAATTGAGTGTCGGACAGGAAGTGCTTGCTATCGGAAATCCGCTTGGCTTAGATTTCTCTGGTTCAGTGACACAAGGAATTATCAGTGGCCTGCAGCGTACAGTGACTGTTTCTACATCAGCTGGTGAATGGGATATGGATGTTATCCAGACGGATGCTGCCATCAACCCAGGGAACAGCGGAGGAGCACTTGTGAACTCAAGCGGTCAGGTCATTGGAATCAACAGTATGAAAATCTCCTCGGAAGATGTAGAAGGGATTGGATTTGCCATCCCAACTCAAGAGGTCAAAACAATTGTGAATGATCTGCTTGCTGACGGATCCGTCCAACGCGCTTATGTGGGCGTAGGCTTGCAGTCTATTGCAGAGATTCCGCAATACGTACTGGAGCGTCAGCTTAACCTTCCAGCTGACGTGTCAGAAGGGCTGGTGGTTACGCAAGTTGAAGCTGGGTCACCTGCTGATAAAGCTGGCATCGCAACATATGATGTGATCGTCTCAGTCGATGATACAGAGGTTTCGACTCTCAGTGAGTTCAGAAAATACCTATACAGCCATACAAAGAGCGGGGATACCGTAAAAATCAAACTATACCGTGATGGAGCGGAAAAAACCGTATCCGTAACGGTAACAGAGCAATAACATAACCCTTTGTGAATAATTGTTGCTATCTTTCCCCCTAGGATAGTAAACGTTATTTGAATAGAGAAGATTTCGCTAAAGAAGCTTGATAGACTCAAGTTTCTTTAGGCTATTCAGACAGATTCGTCAGAATCTGTCTTTCTTTATGCCTGTATTTCCTTAAGATGAGCTAGAAAGTATAGATTATTTAAATATAGTTAAAGTTGGATAGGTGCATGGACAGTTCATTTCGTGATCCCTTAGCATTATCCAAAATGATAAGGAATATCTCCGAAGTTAAGATGGGATTCGACAGGAGATAGGACATTCATATTTACTGATGATTATGATAATTAATAGAAAAAAGTAACAACGGTTTTATGGTGAAGAAATATAGGGGAATAAATGATAAAAAGGGGAAAAAAGACGGATAGACTCGAATATTTGGAGTTACAAAATATATTACTGTAAGAATATTTAGAAAAAAATGTCATTTTACATTTACATTGCATTTATTTTCCACTAAACTTCATTATAAGCCAACCTATTCAAAAGGGAGAAAAATATGATCAATGACCTTGTTGAAAGTTTCATCATCAACTTGTTTATCATCTTGATCTGCGTACAAATTAATTATTTTTGGCAGGTAAAAAGGGAAACGGACGAAAATAACAACTATTTGGCCTTATTTATCGCGCTTGCTGGCAGCCTCCTCATCAATAGGCTATTTTTTGTTTCTGAAATAAATTCATCCCTCTCCCTGCATATCGGGGATCTGGTTGTGATTATCGGAGTACTGTATGGTCGTGCCTGGATAGGAACCATGCTGTTTATTCTTTTAACTGTCATGTCGACGTTGATCCATCCTTTGCAAGGACTTTATACCATCATGACGAGTTTGCCGCCTTTGTTAATCTCACTCTATTTACGAAAAATCTATATTAAGATTCCAATAAAAAAGAAATATACGCAAGCCTTTTTAATTGCGCTGATTTCCTCCATTATCAGTATGTCCTTGGCGAACGGCCTTTTCTCCAATAGGTGGACATGGCTCGACAGCATTCTCTATATGCTTGTCTATATAGGAGGACTTCTCGGCTTAGTGT includes:
- the pdxT gene encoding pyridoxal 5'-phosphate synthase glutaminase subunit PdxT, with protein sequence MPHIGVLALQGAVSEHIKQVEATGCTASRIKFPSELASLDGLIIPGGESTAIKKLMDTYGFTETIQSFQKPIFGTCAGMVLLASKIADDSDPEPLGLIDLVVQRNASGRQRASFETSLAIKGLDEPFKAIFIRAPYCLHAGESVVTLADYDGHIVAAKQGRILVSSFHPELTDDSRFLELFIQMVKEHCEDSAIA
- the pdxS gene encoding pyridoxal 5'-phosphate synthase lyase subunit PdxS, with protein sequence MRKALGTDAVKRGMAQMQKGGVIMDVVNAEQAKIAEAAGAVAVMALERVPFDIRKAGGVARMADPRIVEEVMKAVSIPVMAKARIGHIVEARVLEAMGVDYIDESEVLTPADEEYHLQKRAFTVPFVCGCRDLGEAARRIGEGASMLRTKGEPGTGNIVEAVRHMRKVQAQVRKVIHMNEDELMTEAKILGAPYDILLQIKEEGSLPVVNFAAGGIATPADAALMMELGADGVFVGSGIFKSESPEKFAQAIVQATTHYKDYELIGKLSTELGSPMKGIEIATIPAESRMQDRGW
- the ade gene encoding adenine deaminase produces the protein MDYSLMQRRINVASGKEPADLVVKGGKILNVFTGEIQLGDIAIVDGVIAGIGQYEGKREVNAAGRYISPSFIDGHVHIESTMVSPLEFAKVQVKNGVTAVIADPHEIANVSGAQGIQYMIEHTEGLPFDAHFMLPSCVPATEFEEAGAILNSEDLAPFYEQPRVLGLAEVMNYQAVLESEPSMVEKLLDARKQHKLIDGHAAGLSGKAIDVYMAAGIHTDHECMTAEEAKARLEKGMYLMIREGTVAKDLKQIIGAVNERNARRCLFVTDDRHLDDVMMEGSINNCIKLAIAEGIPVMTAYQMATLNAAECFRLKNQGAIAPGYKADFLMLDSLEEVAIHSVYKNGKCIVSEGSVQGFPENYPYAIAENLANTVSLGKIDSNDLAIKLKGEEANIIGIIPNSLITKRLIEKTNRTKEGFFESDTHLDHLKIALIERHNATGKIGLGIVKGLGLKSGALATTVAHDSHNLIVTGTNDEDMLAAIQELEKSRGGLVIVSEGKVRAKLALPIAGLMSMESANAVYGHLREMNQVLADLGVSQDFNPFLTLSFLALPVIPACKITIDGLFDVTEFKHISIDA
- the pdxR gene encoding MocR-like pyridoxine biosynthesis transcription factor PdxR, translated to MNRLACELNRESRIPIYEQLYVFIKNEIMSGRLPYQTKLPSKRNLSDYLQISQNTVDAAYQQLVAEGYIEVLPRKGYYCLASKDLEYIQPGESCSEKRDEPGEQIIQSFHPSHIDVSVFPFKTWRRLAKDLIDFNNQDLLLLGDPFGEMELRREIATYLYHARGVICEPRQIIIGAGLEILLQQLVLLFGSKAKYGVENPGYQVMNRIMCHFPNKVQAVGVDEDGLKIDEVLQGDMDILYTTPSHHFPFGTVLSYNRRVQLLSWAAESKERFIIEDDYDSEFRYSGKSIPSLASMDSFGKVIYFGSFSKSLMPSIRISFMLLPEELLSCYQEAGFGHSSVSRLDQHLLARFMRDGEFERHLNRMRKVYRRKLEIVLEHLKPHREILSVIGEKSGLHIALVVHNGMNEEQIKERAREKGILLHTLSDYSIVKEDYPPTIVLGFAGIPEAELERAIARLLECLNG
- a CDS encoding YkuS family protein; translated protein: MAKIGVEESLSDVQQALREKGYEVVQLNHEYGAASCDCCVISGMDKNVMGMQDAAIEGPVINADGLTADQVCSEVESRLQ
- a CDS encoding AbrB/MazE/SpoVT family DNA-binding domain-containing protein — encoded protein: MKSTGIVRKVDELGRIVLPIELRRTLDINIKDSIEIFTDENQIILQKYMPGKACIITGEVSNNNITLANGKIILSPEGIQRLTEELHHVIKQ